The following proteins are encoded in a genomic region of Spirosoma sp. SC4-14:
- a CDS encoding sugar transferase, which translates to MIGSFIKSNVVDITPTFCLLLIEADDLIANQITNLAGEACSVIRFLHVNDAIAWLADRPALDLIIADKRSSQAIIACVRSNTLYQTVPILITSHYVWPNLMKSALQEGATDILTIDKDEYDLQSKIRYYLDLKKRVLSMPEPQSFLVNHRIALPWWKRAIDIVVSFLLLLILSPVFLLVAILIKLDSRGAILYKSKRAGTNFYVFNMYKFRTMSTKADQQLQELASNNIYARGSEKSSSHESLAQRATFLCDSCRQKGIPCQQPLFDQNQLICEKQFLRENEEAAKFMKFRNDPRITRFGTFLRNSSIDELPQLINILIGDMSLVGNRPLPLYEAEKLTSDEFAQRFAGPAGLTGLWQVKKRAKGQGPMSDWERTQLDIEYARTFSFKTDMYILWKTLFNLWQKENV; encoded by the coding sequence ATGATTGGAAGCTTCATCAAATCGAATGTTGTGGATATAACTCCTACATTTTGCCTCTTATTAATAGAAGCAGATGATCTGATTGCCAACCAAATTACTAATCTGGCCGGAGAAGCGTGTTCTGTTATTCGGTTTCTTCACGTAAACGATGCCATTGCTTGGCTCGCCGATCGGCCTGCACTCGATCTGATTATTGCCGACAAGCGAAGTAGCCAGGCAATTATCGCTTGTGTACGAAGTAACACTCTTTATCAGACCGTACCGATTCTAATCACATCGCACTATGTCTGGCCGAACCTGATGAAGTCAGCCCTACAGGAAGGCGCTACGGATATCTTAACTATTGATAAGGATGAGTATGACCTGCAATCTAAAATTCGCTATTATCTCGATCTGAAAAAGCGGGTCTTATCAATGCCTGAGCCGCAGTCGTTCTTGGTTAACCATCGGATTGCTTTGCCTTGGTGGAAACGCGCTATTGACATTGTTGTCTCATTTCTGCTACTACTAATACTATCCCCCGTTTTTCTGCTGGTTGCTATCCTGATCAAACTAGATTCGCGGGGGGCAATTCTGTATAAATCGAAACGGGCAGGTACTAATTTTTATGTGTTCAATATGTACAAGTTTCGTACAATGAGCACAAAGGCAGATCAGCAGCTTCAGGAACTTGCTTCGAACAACATTTACGCACGAGGGTCTGAGAAATCCAGTTCGCACGAGAGCCTGGCTCAACGGGCAACCTTCCTCTGTGACTCCTGTCGGCAGAAAGGCATTCCCTGCCAACAACCTCTGTTCGACCAAAACCAACTTATCTGCGAAAAGCAGTTCCTGCGCGAAAATGAAGAAGCGGCCAAATTTATGAAGTTCCGAAACGATCCCCGGATTACTCGCTTTGGCACGTTTTTACGCAACAGCAGTATTGATGAATTGCCCCAGCTAATTAATATTCTGATAGGCGATATGTCGCTGGTGGGCAATCGACCACTGCCGCTCTATGAGGCCGAAAAACTTACTTCCGATGAGTTTGCGCAACGCTTTGCGGGCCCGGCCGGGCTCACAGGACTATGGCAGGTAAAGAAACGAGCGAAAGGCCAGGGGCCTATGTCGGACTGGGAACGAACTCAACTCGACATCGAATATGCCCGCACCTTCTCGTTTAAGACCGATATGTATATTCTCTGGAAAACGCTTTTTAACCTATGGCAGAAAGAGAATGTATAA
- a CDS encoding response regulator transcription factor: MNSKYHLLIVDENPYVADILIQTLKSDFSITVAHTGHEAARLLIQGNRYDCVLTELNLPVFSGLELTKLIRMSKLIFQTPVIVLSNAPDSNTRIECLEQGVDSYVSKPFNPLEVKAKIHAILRRTVSQTEQAQEPTAPVQLQTEEKPFWQPKSKILSMLLRGYLVAQSA; this comes from the coding sequence ATGAATTCAAAATATCATTTGCTAATAGTGGACGAAAATCCCTACGTAGCTGATATTCTCATACAGACGTTAAAAAGCGACTTTTCTATCACTGTGGCTCACACAGGTCACGAAGCAGCTCGTCTGTTAATTCAGGGAAATCGTTACGATTGTGTGCTTACCGAATTGAACTTGCCAGTCTTTAGCGGCCTTGAACTGACTAAGCTGATTCGGATGAGTAAATTGATATTTCAAACACCTGTTATTGTTCTCTCGAACGCCCCCGATAGTAATACGCGTATCGAGTGCCTCGAACAAGGTGTAGATAGCTATGTATCAAAACCGTTTAACCCACTGGAAGTAAAAGCGAAAATACACGCTATACTTCGCCGAACCGTTTCACAAACCGAGCAGGCTCAGGAACCTACCGCTCCGGTTCAACTACAAACGGAAGAAAAGCCATTCTGGCAACCTAAATCAAAAATTCTTTCGATGTTACTCAGGGGGTATTTAGTAGCTCAGAGTGCTTAG
- the prmA gene encoding 50S ribosomal protein L11 methyltransferase — translation MNYIELQLRLSPDYTDILTAELGELGFESFIETDEGINAYITEPDFDEQAIQELVAKYERQTAIAYEVNSLEKRNWNAEWERDYEPIEVGDSIRVRASFHESDARFRYDIVINPKMSFGTGHHETTAMMLEQQLELDFSGKTVLDVGCGTGILAILAVKMGARSVQAFDIEEWAVENALENAALNNCPQITVFQGTINDIKNEAGQYDIVLANINRNVLLAEIPIYTHLLTEEGYLLVSGFYEHDAPDIRQKAIDSGVFPLKTMSVRDWTSLSFKK, via the coding sequence ATGAATTACATAGAACTTCAACTACGCCTTTCCCCCGACTATACCGACATCCTCACCGCCGAACTGGGCGAGCTGGGTTTTGAATCCTTTATCGAAACCGACGAGGGGATAAACGCTTATATAACCGAACCTGATTTCGACGAGCAAGCCATACAGGAACTTGTTGCTAAATACGAGCGTCAGACCGCAATAGCTTACGAAGTCAATTCGTTAGAGAAACGAAACTGGAACGCCGAGTGGGAGCGCGATTACGAGCCGATTGAAGTGGGCGACAGTATCCGGGTCCGGGCGTCCTTTCATGAATCGGACGCCCGGTTTCGTTACGACATCGTTATCAATCCAAAAATGTCGTTCGGAACCGGCCATCACGAAACAACAGCTATGATGCTGGAACAACAGCTCGAACTGGATTTTTCGGGGAAAACCGTTCTTGATGTTGGCTGCGGTACGGGTATTCTGGCAATTCTGGCGGTAAAAATGGGGGCCCGATCTGTTCAGGCATTTGATATTGAAGAATGGGCCGTAGAAAATGCGCTGGAAAATGCAGCCCTGAACAACTGCCCACAGATTACGGTATTTCAAGGCACCATAAATGATATAAAAAATGAAGCGGGTCAGTACGACATTGTGCTGGCCAATATAAATAGAAATGTATTATTGGCAGAAATCCCCATTTACACCCATTTATTGACAGAAGAGGGGTATTTGTTAGTTAGTGGGTTTTATGAGCACGATGCTCCTGACATCCGACAGAAAGCCATTGATTCGGGCGTTTTCCCGTTAAAAACCATGTCGGTTCGGGATTGGACATCGCTTTCGTTTAAAAAATAA
- a CDS encoding ABA4-like family protein yields MTPETAFTYANLLVLPQWIFMVVAPRWRVTQMLAQMLPIPMILGSMYIYYLLVAPAAPDGSGLDFQAFGSLAGVQSLFKGQKEMVLGGWIHYLAFDLVAGSYILRDGQTRGIAHAWLILCLLLCFILGPSGLLLYGLLRIFLPNQAETKF; encoded by the coding sequence ATGACGCCCGAAACTGCTTTCACCTATGCAAACCTGCTGGTATTGCCCCAATGGATTTTTATGGTTGTTGCTCCACGCTGGCGTGTAACGCAAATGCTGGCCCAGATGCTACCAATTCCTATGATTCTGGGCAGTATGTACATTTATTATCTGCTTGTGGCGCCAGCCGCGCCGGATGGCTCCGGTCTGGATTTTCAGGCATTCGGCTCGTTGGCAGGCGTACAGTCATTATTTAAAGGCCAGAAAGAAATGGTGCTGGGTGGCTGGATTCATTACCTGGCCTTCGATCTGGTGGCGGGTAGCTATATTTTACGTGATGGGCAAACCCGTGGTATTGCTCATGCGTGGCTCATTCTCTGTCTGTTACTGTGTTTTATACTCGGTCCCAGTGGATTATTGTTATATGGTCTGCTCCGCATATTTCTGCCAAATCAGGCCGAAACAAAATTTTAA
- a CDS encoding S41 family peptidase — protein MKISRILVFLGFFIGLACPIVSAQELTASEARSDLSYLKRKLDLLHPGMGYYTPKAEMEQLYDSLYNRLTAPMDYLTFYHHVSPLIAAIKDGHTNLNHRRNFIGKTTRFIPFYIRPVGEQYYISHNVSADTSLHRGTELLTINGHPIADLHRELMEADRSGSDGDNLTGRRQWSLVQFADYYAAWYGWADSITITYRLATDTLIHKSRVGCLTLNSFRSTMQRRYRNEIDYRPNLSVRIVDSATHTAVLRVSTFMGFKKKDPFQWVFNRRLKRAFRQLRDQNVQNLIVDVQGNGGGIVLNSARLLQYWLPKPFTIMEHEEMKRAARSELITRWNPLSALNFSLQYKANGSDGFASRSTHRRYRPRQRTAFRGNLYFLMNGGSFSATTSVLAKTLDAGIGTFIGEASGSAYWGDFAGHFKTITLPYSRIQVRIPLKKLTHSVVADRANGFTVEPDFTVTRSYDDLLTNRDYILDYTLRLIREGVVARPALIKQPIKARSLQASR, from the coding sequence ATGAAAATTAGCCGAATTCTAGTTTTCCTGGGCTTTTTTATCGGGTTGGCCTGCCCGATTGTGTCGGCGCAGGAGCTTACTGCCAGTGAGGCCCGATCCGATCTTTCTTATCTGAAGCGGAAATTAGATTTGCTGCATCCTGGAATGGGGTATTATACACCCAAAGCCGAAATGGAGCAGTTATACGATTCGTTGTATAATCGGCTGACGGCCCCAATGGATTACCTGACATTTTATCATCATGTCAGTCCACTCATCGCGGCAATTAAAGATGGCCATACCAATTTAAACCACCGCAGAAACTTTATCGGTAAAACAACCCGGTTTATTCCGTTCTATATCCGGCCAGTGGGCGAGCAGTATTACATCAGTCATAACGTGTCGGCCGATACGAGCCTCCACCGGGGCACCGAACTATTAACCATCAATGGTCATCCTATTGCTGACCTGCATCGCGAATTAATGGAAGCCGATCGATCGGGTTCCGATGGCGATAATCTGACCGGCCGGCGTCAGTGGAGTCTGGTGCAATTTGCCGACTATTATGCCGCCTGGTATGGCTGGGCCGACTCAATAACCATTACGTATCGATTGGCAACTGATACACTTATTCACAAAAGTCGCGTAGGATGCCTGACGTTGAATAGCTTTCGATCGACTATGCAGCGACGCTACCGGAATGAAATTGATTACCGGCCCAATCTTTCGGTTCGGATCGTCGATTCGGCTACTCATACGGCTGTATTGCGGGTGTCGACGTTTATGGGGTTCAAGAAAAAAGATCCGTTTCAGTGGGTATTTAACCGTCGACTCAAGCGGGCTTTCCGGCAACTTCGTGATCAGAACGTACAGAACCTCATTGTTGATGTGCAGGGGAATGGAGGAGGCATTGTGCTGAACTCGGCTCGTTTGCTTCAGTATTGGCTCCCCAAGCCATTTACTATAATGGAGCATGAGGAGATGAAACGAGCTGCACGTAGCGAACTGATTACCCGCTGGAATCCGCTTTCGGCTCTAAACTTCAGTCTTCAGTATAAGGCAAATGGCTCGGACGGATTTGCCAGCCGTTCGACACATCGGCGATACCGGCCCCGGCAACGAACGGCTTTTAGAGGCAATCTGTATTTTTTAATGAATGGAGGGTCGTTTTCTGCAACGACATCGGTGCTGGCCAAAACGCTGGATGCGGGCATTGGAACATTTATTGGTGAGGCCAGTGGCAGTGCATACTGGGGCGATTTTGCCGGGCATTTTAAGACCATTACACTGCCTTATTCGCGGATTCAGGTTCGGATTCCGCTCAAAAAACTAACCCATTCGGTTGTGGCCGATCGGGCAAACGGTTTCACGGTAGAACCAGACTTTACGGTTACGCGTTCTTATGACGACCTGCTAACCAACCGCGACTACATACTCGACTATACGCTACGGCTTATTCGGGAAGGGGTGGTCGCTCGTCCGGCCTTAATTAAACAGCCAATTAAGGCCAGGTCGTTGCAGGCATCGCGTTAA
- a CDS encoding exonuclease domain-containing protein, protein MYCIVDVETTGGVNGSSRLTEIAIFRHDGQQIVDSFHSLVNPECPIPPFIRHLTGISDEMVQDAPLFAEVADQVIDITQEAIFVAHNVSFDFNFVKKELQWLGHDYLRRTLCTVRTSRKVFPGFPSYSLGKLCNSLNIPLNNRHRAHGDAAATVRLFELLLQHDTHDIIPRVGMAVRN, encoded by the coding sequence GTGTATTGTATTGTCGACGTTGAAACTACAGGAGGGGTAAACGGGTCCTCTCGCCTTACTGAAATTGCTATCTTCCGGCATGATGGACAGCAGATTGTTGACTCCTTTCATTCGCTGGTGAATCCAGAATGTCCCATTCCGCCTTTTATTCGACACTTGACCGGTATTTCGGATGAGATGGTACAGGATGCCCCGCTGTTTGCTGAGGTTGCCGATCAGGTTATCGATATTACTCAGGAAGCCATTTTCGTTGCCCACAACGTTAGCTTCGATTTCAATTTTGTAAAGAAAGAACTCCAGTGGTTAGGCCACGACTATCTTCGGCGTACGCTTTGTACGGTCCGTACAAGCCGGAAAGTATTTCCGGGCTTTCCTTCATACAGCCTCGGAAAACTCTGCAACTCACTCAACATTCCTCTAAATAATCGCCATCGTGCTCATGGCGATGCGGCAGCTACCGTAAGACTATTCGAACTTTTATTACAACACGATACCCACGATATAATCCCACGGGTTGGTATGGCCGTCCGGAATTAG
- a CDS encoding RNA polymerase sigma factor yields the protein MLQVKAGNLDKMGLLFERYHRPLFGFLFHMTGRTEASEDMVQTVFYRMLKYRHTFTGEGEFRTWMYHLARNVLADEAKQMNRSARYADVTELAERIGGGVLADEQLQQDQDRDLLHKALSMLTNDQREVLILSRFQELKYDEIARVLNTTEGAIKVRVYRAMNELRRMYLTIETSRKAHEL from the coding sequence ATGCTCCAGGTAAAAGCGGGCAATCTGGATAAGATGGGCTTACTTTTCGAGCGCTACCACCGACCCTTGTTCGGGTTTCTGTTCCATATGACGGGACGGACGGAAGCAAGTGAAGACATGGTACAGACGGTGTTTTATCGAATGCTGAAATACCGGCACACGTTTACGGGAGAAGGCGAGTTCAGAACCTGGATGTACCACCTGGCCCGGAACGTGCTGGCCGATGAAGCGAAACAGATGAACCGATCGGCCAGGTATGCCGACGTAACGGAACTGGCCGAACGAATTGGTGGCGGAGTATTGGCCGATGAACAACTTCAGCAGGATCAGGATCGGGATTTGCTGCACAAGGCTCTGTCAATGCTAACCAACGATCAGCGCGAAGTATTGATCCTGAGCCGGTTTCAGGAGCTGAAGTATGATGAAATTGCCCGAGTACTGAACACAACCGAAGGAGCTATAAAAGTGCGGGTTTATCGGGCAATGAACGAGTTGAGACGAATGTATCTAACTATTGAAACCAGCCGAAAAGCGCATGAACTGTGA
- a CDS encoding HEAT repeat domain-containing protein, with protein sequence MNCENANEQFTEWLSNQLPDAERLELEAHLESCPDCQREAKTMEQLWLRMDSLAAPEPSKQMRVQFEAMLGAYKETIQTEQENGLKSLLTKLRTFFISQPALRLAYGLLLMGAGALMGYWFTSQNSSTVAYQQQIDTLSSQVQEMRQMMLLSLIDNPSASERLRAVSYTDEISQANNRVVDALLATLNNDPNVNVRLVTLEALARLANEPKVREGLVQSLVRQDSPLVQVALADVMVQLQEKRSIKPLQQMLRQEHLNDLVKNKIQETIKALS encoded by the coding sequence ATGAACTGTGAAAACGCCAACGAACAATTTACCGAATGGCTAAGTAACCAGCTACCCGATGCCGAACGGCTGGAACTGGAAGCTCATTTGGAGAGCTGCCCCGACTGCCAGCGGGAAGCAAAAACCATGGAACAGCTTTGGCTTCGTATGGATTCGCTGGCGGCCCCCGAACCCAGCAAACAAATGCGCGTGCAGTTCGAGGCTATGCTCGGGGCCTATAAAGAAACTATACAAACTGAGCAGGAAAATGGCCTGAAGAGTTTGCTGACAAAGCTGCGGACTTTTTTTATAAGCCAGCCAGCACTTCGGTTAGCCTATGGTTTACTTCTGATGGGGGCGGGGGCGCTGATGGGCTATTGGTTTACTTCGCAAAATAGCTCTACGGTTGCCTATCAACAGCAGATCGATACGCTTTCGTCGCAGGTTCAGGAGATGCGACAGATGATGTTGCTTTCACTGATTGATAACCCGTCGGCATCGGAGCGGCTTCGGGCAGTGAGTTATACCGATGAAATCAGCCAGGCCAACAATCGGGTTGTCGACGCCTTATTGGCCACACTCAACAACGATCCGAACGTTAATGTGCGATTGGTAACGCTCGAAGCACTGGCCCGATTGGCCAACGAACCGAAGGTGCGCGAAGGGCTGGTACAGTCGCTGGTCCGACAGGATTCACCACTGGTTCAGGTTGCGCTGGCCGACGTGATGGTGCAATTGCAGGAAAAGCGATCCATTAAGCCGTTGCAACAGATGCTTCGCCAGGAGCACCTCAACGATTTGGTGAAAAACAAAATTCAGGAAACGATCAAAGCCCTGTCGTAA
- a CDS encoding DUF4097 family beta strand repeat-containing protein, giving the protein MHTIRILMAGLFALLMFWASPLAAQSDIKEQIVVPLTDPGKAAFLNVALVHGSIRVMGTTGKDIIIDAVTSARKGDRDDKADASASGMKRISNTGGMDLRAEEKDNQVKVHSDSWKRPVDLTIKVPQRCSLKLNTINNGEITVDNVTGTLEISNVNGAIQLSNISGSAVANTVNGNLVASFKTIDNDVPMAFSTLNGTIDVTFPATLKAAVKLKSDQGDIYSDFDIDVDKSLPKSSRSEKNGMYRVTVEEWVKGKINGGGPEMMMKNMHGNIYVRKAK; this is encoded by the coding sequence ATGCATACTATTCGAATTTTGATGGCTGGTTTATTCGCTCTATTGATGTTTTGGGCTAGCCCGCTGGCTGCCCAGAGCGACATAAAAGAACAGATTGTTGTACCGCTCACCGACCCTGGCAAGGCTGCTTTTCTCAATGTCGCTCTGGTACATGGCTCGATCCGGGTTATGGGCACAACGGGTAAAGACATCATAATCGACGCCGTGACTTCGGCTCGTAAGGGCGATCGGGACGACAAAGCCGATGCCAGCGCCAGTGGTATGAAGCGTATTTCCAATACTGGAGGAATGGACCTCCGTGCCGAAGAAAAAGACAATCAGGTAAAAGTTCATTCCGATTCCTGGAAACGTCCGGTCGACCTGACCATTAAAGTGCCGCAACGTTGCTCGCTAAAACTTAATACCATTAATAATGGCGAAATTACCGTAGATAATGTAACCGGTACCTTAGAAATATCGAATGTCAATGGTGCCATTCAGCTATCTAACATTTCGGGGTCGGCAGTCGCTAATACGGTAAATGGCAACCTGGTTGCTAGCTTTAAAACGATCGATAACGATGTGCCGATGGCATTCTCAACCCTGAACGGAACTATAGATGTAACGTTTCCGGCAACGCTAAAAGCAGCGGTTAAACTCAAATCGGATCAGGGTGATATCTACAGCGATTTTGATATTGATGTCGATAAAAGCCTGCCGAAATCATCTCGTTCGGAGAAGAACGGTATGTATCGGGTTACGGTTGAAGAGTGGGTGAAAGGCAAGATCAACGGCGGTGGTCCCGAAATGATGATGAAAAACATGCATGGGAATATCTATGTACGCAAGGCAAAATAA
- a CDS encoding helix-turn-helix domain-containing protein, producing MRPQLLKVPLKSERSFSIRQDTVPFFYNRWHYHPEVELVHIEAGSGTQFVGNNIRNFASGEVLLIGSNLPHYWQCDSDYFSTQHNRFAQATVVHFLANFWGDTFLLLPENRAIAQLLEKAQQGIRLFGEAREQAKQLLADMLFASESNEMGTNRIIALIRVLAMLAQSDEIELLSTASYPIQFDEIDDDRINRIYAHSTANYQRKISLDEIAAVANMNPNSFCRYFKSRTGKSYSWFLIELRVNLACKLLIEGRLSIAQVCYESGFNQFSGFNKYFKLITGKSPIQYQRAFSKVLQ from the coding sequence ATGCGGCCACAACTCCTGAAAGTACCCCTGAAGTCTGAGCGTTCATTCAGTATCAGACAGGATACAGTTCCTTTTTTTTATAACCGCTGGCATTATCATCCGGAGGTTGAACTAGTGCATATTGAGGCTGGCAGCGGCACCCAGTTCGTTGGTAATAATATCCGAAATTTTGCGTCCGGCGAAGTACTACTAATTGGGTCAAACTTACCACATTACTGGCAATGTGATTCCGATTATTTCAGTACGCAGCACAACCGATTTGCGCAAGCTACGGTTGTCCATTTTCTGGCGAATTTTTGGGGAGATACTTTTCTGCTGTTGCCCGAAAACAGGGCAATCGCTCAGCTTCTGGAAAAAGCACAGCAGGGAATTCGCTTGTTTGGCGAGGCTCGTGAACAGGCCAAACAACTGCTTGCCGACATGCTGTTTGCCAGCGAGTCGAACGAAATGGGCACCAATCGTATCATAGCGCTCATACGGGTGCTGGCAATGCTGGCTCAGTCAGACGAAATCGAACTTTTATCGACCGCCAGTTATCCAATTCAGTTTGATGAAATCGATGACGACCGGATTAATCGGATATACGCCCATTCGACGGCTAATTATCAGCGCAAGATTTCTCTGGACGAAATTGCGGCTGTTGCCAATATGAACCCTAATTCGTTCTGCCGTTATTTTAAATCGCGAACGGGAAAATCTTATTCCTGGTTTCTGATCGAGTTGCGCGTAAATCTGGCTTGCAAACTACTGATAGAAGGGCGCTTAAGTATTGCTCAGGTGTGTTATGAAAGTGGTTTTAACCAGTTTTCGGGCTTCAATAAGTATTTTAAGCTGATAACGGGCAAAAGTCCCATTCAATACCAAAGAGCCTTCAGTAAGGTGCTTCAATAA
- a CDS encoding sialate O-acetylesterase, with protein sequence MAKIILTLLLAWVVASMPLLAQVSLPPNLPSEKFHLYLLSGQSNMAGRGRVEPVDQVPHPRVWMLTRDNKWVPATDPMHFDKPDVIGVGPGLTFGKKMAEADTAVFIGLIPAAAGGSAIDSWQPGGYHDQTQSHPYDEAIARAHAAQQTGTLHGILWHQGESDSKPELANTYQKKVTQLIERFRTEFHDERLPVVVGTLGDFYVSHVPDASQINSLLRQLPTIVPYSACVDASGLTDKGDQTHFDTKSARELGSRYADAMLKLESGRKK encoded by the coding sequence ATGGCAAAAATAATATTGACTCTGCTTCTTGCATGGGTAGTAGCGAGTATGCCCCTGCTGGCACAAGTATCGTTGCCGCCAAACCTCCCATCCGAAAAATTTCATCTGTACTTGCTGTCTGGGCAATCGAATATGGCTGGCCGGGGCCGGGTCGAGCCTGTTGATCAGGTCCCTCATCCGCGTGTATGGATGCTCACCCGCGACAATAAATGGGTTCCGGCAACTGATCCGATGCATTTCGACAAGCCAGACGTGATCGGAGTAGGGCCTGGTTTGACTTTTGGCAAAAAAATGGCCGAAGCCGATACGGCGGTATTCATTGGGTTAATTCCGGCTGCGGCAGGAGGATCGGCCATTGATTCGTGGCAACCGGGTGGCTACCACGACCAGACCCAAAGCCACCCATACGACGAAGCAATTGCCCGCGCCCATGCGGCTCAGCAAACCGGAACGCTACACGGTATTTTATGGCATCAGGGCGAAAGCGACAGCAAACCCGAACTGGCAAACACGTATCAGAAAAAGGTGACGCAACTAATAGAACGCTTCCGAACCGAATTTCATGACGAGCGCCTGCCTGTTGTGGTTGGTACACTGGGCGACTTTTACGTTTCGCACGTACCCGATGCCTCTCAGATCAATAGCCTATTGCGCCAACTGCCCACAATTGTTCCCTATTCGGCCTGCGTTGATGCTTCTGGCTTAACCGACAAAGGCGATCAGACTCATTTTGACACAAAATCGGCGCGGGAACTGGGAAGCCGGTATGCAGATGCCATGCTGAAACTTGAATCGGGTCGAAAAAAATAA
- a CDS encoding PPK2 family polyphosphate kinase translates to MKNFDIDRFRYDGDKPFKIKKAPTKVDDIYENESEYELILRNQAEEIDKYQERMFAHNRFGLTVVFQALDAAGKDGTIRHVFTGTNPAGVRVYSFKRPTDQELDHDFLWRSWRELPERGMVAIFNRSYYEEVLVTKVHPEILTQSQRLPEKTTDDIDKLFKQRFEVIRDMEKHLYRNGFPTVKFYLHVSKKEQAERLISRIQEADKNWKFEEGDVEERKFWDDYQDAYETCINETAKEHAPWYVIPADDKKNMRLLVGQVLIEELKKIPVSEVRTNENRFTELQKLIPVINAQ, encoded by the coding sequence GTGAAAAATTTCGACATCGACCGATTCCGCTACGACGGCGACAAGCCGTTCAAAATCAAAAAAGCGCCTACTAAAGTGGACGATATTTATGAAAACGAGTCTGAATATGAGCTGATACTTCGGAATCAGGCCGAAGAAATCGACAAATATCAGGAACGTATGTTTGCCCATAACCGCTTTGGGCTAACTGTTGTCTTTCAGGCTCTGGATGCGGCTGGTAAAGATGGCACCATTCGGCATGTCTTTACGGGTACGAACCCTGCTGGTGTACGCGTATACTCATTTAAACGGCCAACAGATCAGGAGCTAGATCATGATTTCCTGTGGCGTAGCTGGCGCGAATTACCCGAACGTGGTATGGTTGCCATTTTTAATCGCTCCTATTACGAAGAAGTATTAGTAACGAAGGTCCATCCCGAAATTCTAACCCAAAGCCAGCGCCTGCCCGAAAAAACAACGGACGATATAGACAAGCTTTTCAAACAGCGTTTCGAAGTGATTCGGGATATGGAAAAACATTTATACCGGAATGGGTTTCCGACGGTTAAATTTTATCTGCACGTTTCCAAAAAAGAACAGGCCGAGCGGCTCATTTCCCGTATTCAGGAGGCCGATAAAAACTGGAAATTCGAAGAAGGAGACGTTGAAGAACGTAAATTCTGGGATGACTATCAGGATGCCTATGAAACCTGTATCAACGAAACCGCAAAAGAACATGCGCCCTGGTACGTAATTCCCGCAGATGACAAAAAGAATATGCGCCTACTGGTTGGGCAAGTCTTAATTGAAGAACTGAAAAAAATACCAGTTTCTGAAGTAAGAACAAACGAAAATCGCTTTACTGAATTACAGAAACTAATTCCAGTCATTAACGCACAGTAG
- the msrA gene encoding peptide-methionine (S)-S-oxide reductase MsrA, translated as MSANQSPNLEKATFGTGCFWCTEAMYNSLDGVVSAISGYEGGHKAYPTYKEVCTGTTGHAECVEVTFDSSMITYQELLQAFFRSHDPTTLNRQGADVGTQYRSVIFYHNDEQKRLAETAKDELNKAEVYDSPIVTEISPASTFYEAEAYHQNYFANNPNQGYCAFVIAPKLDKFRKVFKEKLKPAEQASS; from the coding sequence ATGAGTGCTAATCAATCTCCAAACCTCGAAAAAGCTACTTTCGGGACGGGCTGTTTCTGGTGTACAGAAGCGATGTATAACTCGCTGGACGGTGTTGTATCGGCCATTTCTGGTTACGAAGGTGGTCATAAAGCATACCCGACCTATAAAGAAGTCTGCACGGGCACAACTGGCCACGCAGAATGCGTGGAGGTTACCTTTGATTCCTCTATGATTACCTATCAGGAGCTTTTACAGGCCTTCTTCCGTAGCCATGATCCTACAACTCTTAACCGCCAGGGAGCTGATGTTGGTACGCAATATCGTTCGGTCATCTTCTATCATAATGATGAGCAGAAACGTCTTGCAGAAACTGCAAAAGACGAACTGAATAAAGCAGAGGTCTATGATAGCCCGATCGTAACAGAAATTAGTCCGGCCAGTACATTTTATGAAGCGGAGGCCTATCACCAAAATTATTTTGCTAATAATCCGAATCAGGGTTATTGCGCATTTGTGATTGCCCCCAAACTCGACAAATTCAGAAAGGTATTTAAGGAAAAGTTGAAACCTGCCGAGCAGGCCAGCAGCTAA